TCCTCAACATCGTTCGGCGAAAACCTCACGGCCCCAAGAAATTCTGCCGCAGCGCCCTCTCCGAGATTCTCCCGCAATGCGCGGTCGATATCGCTGGCGGGAGCCAAGGCGACGGCGAAGTCGGCCGATCCCGCGGCGAGGGCCAGAAGCGCGAGATGTCCGCCGGCGGAGTGGCCGACGACAAACGACTGACCAGAATCCGGATAGGCGTGGCGGACCGCTTCTGCCGCCGCCTTCACGTCGTCGAACGTTTCGGGCCAGCCCCCGCCACCGCCGACTCTGCGGTATTCGATGTTCGCGACGAGAAAGCCCTCAGCGCGCAGATCCTCGGCTATCGGGGCGGTGAGGTCGGCACCCAGCCCTTCTCTCCAGAAGCCGCCGTGGATGACAAACACAAGCGCCGGGGCAACCGTGTCGGGTTCGAGGACATCGACGTATTGACTGGGGTGATCCCCGTAGGTCAGGCGCCTTTGTTGTGGCATAGCTTCGCTCCCGATCAGGTTCATGCGTGCAGACATCGACCAGCGTATCGGGGCTGGACGGACTCACATCGGGGCGTTCGACGGCAGCCTCCGGGCCCAGTGCCTGCGCTTTCCCGCTACATTCCCACGGCCTTCGTCGGGTCACAAAATTGGATCCTGACCCCGCAAACAAAAATCCCAGGTCGTCTGACCTGGGATTATGGTGGAGCTAAGGGGACTCGAACCCCTGACCCCCACACTGCCAGTGTGGTGCGCTACCAGCTGCGCCATAGCCCCTTGTTTAGTTGTGTGCTCGGACGAAGTTACACCACGGCGACGGGCTCTCAAAATCTCAACGCTCAGGGCCGCCGACATCCTCTGCTACTTCCTGCATACTCCTAACCTGCGGTGACGCAAGTCTCCCCAGCGTCTCGGGTGCGAACACCCACGCCACCGCCGCGATCAGCGGCATCGCACCGCCCACCACGAAGGCCCATCCGTAGGACGTGTGCTCGGCGATCAACCCGGCCACCACGGGCCCGATCACCAGCCCGATGTCGGAGGTCATCTGGAAGGTCGCCAGCGCGGTTCCCGCCCGGCCCCGGCTGCCCACCACATCGGCCACGGCGGCCTGCTGCGGAGACGCATACAACCCCGCGCCGATGCCGCCGATGAGCGAGAGCACGACGAGCACCGGCAGCGAGGACGCAAAGCCCATGGCCACCACGGTCGACCCGCACACCATCAGCCCCGCAACCACCAGCGGTTTACGCCCGATGTCGTCGGACCACGAGCCGGCCAGGAAGGCGGTGGACACGTCTCCGGCCGCGAATGCCGCGAACACCAGCCCGGCCGCACCCGGCCGCTGATGCAGGGCCTCGATGACCAACAGCGGCAGCAGCGCACCGCGAATCCCGAAGATCGCCCAGCCCGCACTGAAATTCGACATCAACGCGGCCAGGTACGTCCGATGGTGCAGCGCGGAGATCAACGCCACCGGGGTGCCGTGGTGCTCGTCGGCGACTTCCAACAGCGTCGAGCGCCGCAGCCCGAAGTAGACGAGCACGACAACGATTACCAGCGCCGCGGAGTAGATGATGAACGGCGCCGAAAGGCTCAGTCCCACAACGGCGCTGCCCAAGGCGGGCCCGGCCACCATACCCAGCAGAAAGCTCGACCCGTACAGTCCCTGGGCGCGTCCCCTGATCTCCTCGGGCGCGATCCGTACCAGTAGTGCCGCCGCCGACACCGTGAACATGGTCGAACCGACACCACCGAGCGACCGGAACACCAACAGCTGCCAATAGCTGTGTACGAAGGCGCAGATGCCGGTGGACACCGCGACGATCAGCAGTCCGGTCATGTAGACCCAACGCTCCCCCAGCCGCTGCACCAGCGCGCCGGCGGCCGGCGCGAACACCAGCCGGAACGCCGCGAACGAGCTCACCACCGCGGTCGCCGCGGTCACACTCACCCCGAAGCTACGGGCGTACTGCGGCAGCGCCGGCGCGACGACACCAAACCCCAGCGCGATCACCAGACTCGCGACGACAAGAACCCAGATCTCCCACGGCAGGCGCGGTTTTACGTCCGTGTCGTAGTCGGGACAGCCACTCAACCGATGACCGCCGACACCACCTCACGGGCAGCGTCCTGGACCTGGCTCAAGTGCTCGGCACCCTTGAATGATTCTGCATAGATCTTGTATACATCCTCGGTTCCCGACGGCCGCGCCGCGAACCAGGCGTTTTCGGTGACAACCTTGAGCCCGCCGATGGGCGCCCCATTACCCGGCGCATTGGTCAACTTGGCGACGATGGGTTCTCCGGCCAGCTCGGTGGCACTCACCTGCTCGGGTGACAGCTTGCTCAGCACGGCCTTCTGCTCGCGGCTCGCGGGTGCGTCAACGCGCGCATAGGTTGGGGCGCCGTACTTCTCGGTCAGTTCCCGGTACCGCTGCGACGGCGTATCCCCGGTGATCGCCAGGATCTCCGAGGCCAACAGAGCAGCGATGATGCCGTCCTTGTCGGTGGTCCATGCCGATCCGTCGCGACGCAGGAAGGATGCCCCGGCGCTCTCCTCACCACCGAAACCGATTGTCCCGCCGATCAACCCGTCGACAAACCACTTGAAGCCGACGGGTACCTCGATCAGGGTCCGGCCCAGGCCCGCCACCACCCGATCGATGATCGACGAGCTCACCAGCGTCTTGCCCACCGCCGTCCCTGCGGCCCAGCCACTGCGATGGCTGAATAGATACTCGATGGCTACCGCCAGGTAGTGGTTGGGGTTCATCAGCCCCGCGTCGGGGGTCACGATGCCGTGCCGGTCGGAGTCGGCGTCGTTGCCGGTCGCGATCTGATACTTGTCTCGCGAGGCCACCAGTGAGGCCATCGCATCCGGCGATGAGCAGTCCATGCGGATCTTGCCGTCGTGGTCAAGGGTCATGAACCGCCACGTCGCATCGACCAGCGGGTTCACCACGGTCAGCTCCAGCGACCACCGCTCGGCGATGGCGGCCCAGTAGTCGACGCTGGCCCCGCCGAGTGGGTCGGCGCCGATCCGGATCCCCGCGTTCTTGATGACGTCGAGGTCGATGACGTTGACGAGATCATCCACATAGGTCTGCTGGAAGTCGTACCACTGCACCGATTTCAGTGCCTGCGAGAGAGGGACACGTTTCACCGAGCGCCAGCCCGTGCGCAGAATCTCGTTGGCGCGCGCAGCGATCGCCCCCGTGGCGTCGGTGTCTGCGGGGCCACCGTGCGGCGGGTTGTACTTGAACCCGCCGTCGCGGGGCGGATTGTGCGAGGGGGTGACGACGATCCCGTCGGCACGATCGGCCGGGTTGCCGTGATTGTGCCGCAGGATCGCGTGGCTGACGGCCGGAGTCGGCGTGTATCGATCACGCGAATCCACCGCGACCACAACGTCGTTGGCGACCAAGACCTCCAGCGCACTGGTCCAGGCCGGCTCGGAAAGCGCATGGGTGTCGCGGCCGATGAACAGCGGCCCGGTAATGCCCTGCGAAGAACGGTATTCGACGATCGCCGCGGTGGTCGCCACGATATGCGCCTCGTTGAAGGCGCCGTCGAGACTCGACCCGCGGTGCCCCGAGGTGCCGAAGGCCACCTGCTGCGCCACGTTCCCCGGATCGGGCTCGATCGCGTAGTACGCAGTCACCACGTGGGCGATGTCGATGAGGTCTTCCGGCTGGGCCGGCTGTCCGGCGCGCGCGTTGCTCACCCGCTTGATTCTGCCCGGATCAGGTGAACCGTGTCTTACCGAACGGCCGCTATTGAAGGGGCTGGATGCCGACGGCGGTCCCGTACGCGCACACCTCGACGCCCGTATTGGCGTACTCGGTGGTCTCGAAACGGAACGCGACCACGGCATTGGCGCCGCGCGCCTCCGCCTCGGCCGCCAGCCGCGACAGCGCTTCGCGGCGGCTCTCGTGCAGCAACTGGGTGATGCCCTTGAGCTCGCCACCGGCGATGGACTTGAACGAGGCGGCCAGGTTGGAGCCGATGTGCCGCGACCGCACGGTCAGGCCGAAGACCTCTCCGAAAACCGCGGCGATCTTGTAGCCGGGGATGTCGTTGCTCGTCACGATGATCATGAGCCCAACGTACCGCCGCGCACGGGTCAGGCGATGGAGGTGACGTCCTGCCACAACGGACGCCGGTCGGCGTCGGGATCGGACTCCAACCGCGACGGATTGTCGATGATCAACACCTGACGATCGGGCACCGTGTGGGCAGGCCAACCATCGCCAGGCACCCCGGTGCGCGCGAACGCCAGCCACCGCCTCTGCATCTCGTCGCTGACGGCACGCGCGGCAGCGCGATCCTTGCGTCCGGCAAGGAAAGGCGCGGCAACCGTCCGATAGGTGCCGAAGACCGCGAGCAGTTCGATGGCGTGGGTGGGGCCCAGCCCGTACCGGCGCAACGCACGCGTGGCGTAGTCGTACCGGTAGAAGTACGTCGGCGCGTTGCGGCCGTGCGCCTCGGCGACTCGCCACGCCGCCGAACCGAAGGCCAGATCTCCCGCCAGCCGCAGAATCGCCTTCTCCGCGGGATAGCCGTTATAGCCGCCGACGATCCGCTGGACGTATTCGGGTCCGCCCTTGGACAACGAGTGCTCGATGGCCTCCGGCGTGATCGGCAGGATCTTGAGCACCTTGGTGAACAGCGTCGCCTCTTCGGCGTTGTACCCGATGATCAGCGGAACACGATGCGACTCACCGCGTTCCATCGCCTCGACAGGGTCCAGCGGCAGCACGTCACCGTCGACGCTGGGCCCGATGCGCAGCGAGAGCCCCGGCACATGTTTGGCCGACCCGATGAGCCGGAACAAAGCCTTCACCAGATCCTTCGGCTTGGCCGAGAGCACGGTTTCGGCTGCGTTCGAGTCGGTGGCACCCAGGTACTTCGCGAACTGGCGCGCGTTCACCGCCGCATCCTCGGCGCTGACCACCAGACCGCTCGCCGTGCTCTGACAGATGGCCCGATGGAACAGACCCGCGGCCGACGGGACCGCGAGCAGGGTGTTCACCGCGTGCGACCCGGCACTCTCGCCGAAGATCGTGACGTTGTTGGGGTCACCGCCGAACGCGCCGATGTTGTCGCGCACCCACTGCAGCGCCATCACCAGGTCGCGCAGATACAGGTTGCTGTCGATGGTGTGCTTCTCGTCCGACAAGGACGAAAGATCCACGCATCCAAGCCCACCCAGGCGGTAGTTGACCGAGACGTACACACAGCCCTGCCGCGCCAGGCTCGCCCCGTCATACAGCGGGGTGGCCGAGCTGCCCAGGAAGTACCCGCCGCCGTGAATGAACAACATGACCGGCAGCGGACCGCTGATCGGCCCCTCGGGGGCGACGACGTTGAGGGTCAGGCAGTCCTCGCTGAGCTTCTGCGGCTTGCCGGGCAGGATGATGGCGTAACGGTGCTGCTGGATGGAGGCCGCACCCCAGGTGCGGCACGTGCGCACCCCCGTCCACGGCCTGGCCGGGCGGGGCGCCCGCAGGCGCAACGCCCCCACCGGCGGCTCGGCGTAGGGAATCCCACGAAAGCGGTGCACGCCGCCACGGGTAAACCCCTCGATGGTGCCGTTGACGGTGTTGATGCGGATGGGCTTCTTTGCCATCGGCACATCCTAAGTAACCAACCGGTTGGCCCACAATGGTGGATTTCCTCGCGGGTCAGAGGGTGAGGCTGAACCCCTCCCACGCCGCGCGCCGAGTAGCCTCCGGGTCCAGCTCCACCCGGGTGGCATGGTCGAACACCATCACCGGGCGATCGGGCGGCTCGTAGGTGGGCCAGCCATCGCCGGGAATTCCACTGCGCGCGAAGGCAAGCCATCGCCGTTGCACGTCATTGCTGACCCGGACGGCATCGCGGCGGCCGAGCGCGCCCGCCATCACCGTGCCCATCGCGCCGCGATAACTATCGAACACCGCGAGCAGTTCTGTGGCATGGGTGGCCCCCATGCCGGCCATCCGCAGCGCCCCGGGCGCGTAGTCGTAGCGGTAGAAGTACACCGGCGCATACCTGTGATGGGCCTCCGCCATTTGCCAGGCCGCCGTGGAAAAGTTCATGTCGCCGGCCAGCTTCACACGCGCCGAACGCTGCGGGTATCCCGGATACGCGGCCACGATGCGATCACGATGTCCCGGTCCACCCCGCACCAGCATGCCCTCCAACGCCTCCTCGGACAGCGGCATCATCTTCAGGACCCGGGTGAACAGCTTGGCCTCGTCGGCGTTGTGGCCGACGATCAACGGAACACGATGTGCCTCACCGCGTTCCATCGCCTCAATGGGATGCATGGGCAGATAGTGGCCATCGATGCACGGGCCGATCGCGAACGAACCGCCCGGCATATTGGTCACGATGTCGGCGATCAGCGCGTTGAGCGCGGCACCGAGTTCGGCGGGGGTCGCCCGCAGCACCGTGTCCGCGGCCGATTCCGGTGTGGCACCCAGACACTTCGCGAACTTCTGCGCGTACAGGGCGGCGGACTCGGCGGGTACCGCCATGCCACTGGCGGTGCTCTGACAGATCGCGCGGTGAAACAGGCCCCCGGCCGCGGGCGTGGCCATCAAGGTCTCGACGCAATGCGCCCCGGCGCTTTCCCCGAAGATCGTCACGTTCTCCGGATCGCCACCGAAGGCCCTGATGTTGTCGTGCACCCACTGCAGTGCCAGCACCACATCGCGCAGAAACAGGTTGCCGTCGATGGTGTGGTCGCGATCCGACAGCGACGACAGGTCCAGCGCGCCCAGCGCACCCACCCGGTAGTTCACCGAGACGTAGACGCACCCGCGGCGGGCCAGTGAGCCGCCGTCGTACAGCGGGGTCGCCGAGCTGCCCAGCAGATAGCCGCCGCCGTAGATGAAGAACATGACGGGAAGTGGTTCGTTGGACGGACGATCGGGCGCCACGACGTTGACCGTCAGGCAGTCCTCGCTGGCCCGCTGGACGCGCCCCGGCCCCAGCACCCGGTAGCGGCGCTGCTGGGGAGCCGCCGCGCCGAACTCGGTGCAGTCGCGCACACCGTCCCACGGCAACGCCGGTTGCGGTGCACGCAGACGCAGCAATCCAATCGGCGGACGGGCGTAGGGAATGGACCGGAAGCGCCGCACACCTCCCCGCACGAACCCTTCGACGATGCCGTTGGGGGTGCTCACCCGGACAGCGGGCGTCTTCGACCCTGAAGCCATGGGAGTCAAGATAGCTGTCCGTGGCGTCCGCAGCGGAGCTAGCGGGCTAAATCCAGGCAATTCGTGTGCAGCAACACCACCTGCCACAGATAACTGATCACCACTTCCAGAAATCGGCGAGGCCCGATCCGCTCGGTTTCGGCACGGTCACGGGAACGTACCTATCGATGCACCAATAGCCACATTGGCCCCACCGGCCACTATCGTCACGGGAGTCAATTGCTGACGTCGGTGTGACGTCCTCCCCGGAAGGTCTGACATGTCGACGCGTCGCCGAATCTCCGTGGTCTTGATGACCTCGGCCGTTATCGGATCAAGCGTCGCGGTCGACATCGCCCCTCTGGCCTACGCCGACCCATGTGCCGGTCCCGCCGCGGGCCTACAACCACCCACCCCCGTTCCCGACGACGGCATGCCCGGTCAGGCTCCCCCGATCGGCCGCAGACCCGTCAACGCCAACGACAAGGCACCCCTGCCGGAACTGGGCAAGCTGCCGCTGGCGATCCTCAAGCAGGTCCTGCCCCAGCAGAGCGCCAAGAAGAAGTCAGGGTGGGCCCAGGAGATGACGCGGCCGGCCCTGCCCAATCCACCGGAGCCCGGTTCGCCCAACAACCTGCAAGACCAGCAGGCCGCCGCCGTTGCGCCCGCGCCCCCGGCCCCCGCCGTCGGTCCGGCCGCGGAGGCCGCCGTTTCACCCACGACATCGGTCGTCGGCTGGGTCACCGGTGTGGACACCGGCGCCAACACGCTTCAAAAGTTCAGCATCTCCGGCACCGACCTCGGAATCATGTGGGACAACGGCGATAACGCCGGTCGCCAGGTGCTGATGGCCTTTGGCGATACCTACGGGTACTGCGGAATGAAGAGCCAGCAGTGGCGCTACAACACGCTGCTGCGCACTCAGGACAAGTCGCTGTCGCGCGGTCTCGCGGTGGCGGAGGGATCGACCTCCAACCCGTACGCCGGTTCCCCGCAGTCACGTCCGGGTTACTCCAAGCAGATCATCCCGCCCATCAAGTGGGCGGCCCAGGAGCGAGGCATCATCCCCACGGCCGCCATCTCGGTCGGGCGCACGCAGTACATGAACTACATGTCCATCAAGAGCTGGGACAGCGCCGGCGAGTGGACCACCAACTACTCGGCCACCGCCGTGTCCAACGACAACGGTCAGAACTGGAAGACGTTCCCGCAGAGCATCCGTCCGGCCTCCCCCGACGCCATCAGCCAGGTCCCCTTCACTCCTGGAAACGAGAACTTCCAGCAGGCCGCGTACGTCAAGGGCAACGACGGCTACATCTACATCTTCGGAACCCCTTCCGGCCGAAGCGGATCCGCATTCGTCTCGCGTGCGCTGCCCGGGAACCTGCCCGATGCCGGCAAGCACGAGTTCTGGAACACCGACAGGGGCTCCTGGGTACCCGGCGACCCCAACGCAGCGACTCCGATCCTCTCGGGCCCGGTGGGCGAGATGTCAGCGCAGTACAACACCTACCTCAAGAAGTACCTGGTGATGTACGGCGACAAGCAAGGCGACGTTCTGCTCTCTACCTCCCCGGCGCCGCAAGGCCCGTGGAGCCCGCCACAGGTGATCGTCACCGAGGCCCAGATGCCGGGCGGCCCCTACGCGCCGTACCTGCACCCCTGGACCACCGGCAAGGAGCTGTACTTCAACTTGTCACTGTGGTCGGCGTACAACGTGATGTTGATGCGCACGACCCTTCCGTGATCGTTGCAGGGCCTTCCTAGAGCCGTTCGATGATGGTCGCGTTGGCCAAACCGCCCGCCTCACACATCGTTTGCAGTCCGTAACGCCCGCCGGTCTGCTCCAGCACCGATACCAGGGTGGTCATGAGCCGGCCACCGCTGGCCCCCAGAGGGTGACCGATCGCAATGGCCCCACCGTTGACGTTGACCTTCGCCACATCGGCCCCCGTCTCGGCCTGCCAAGCCAGGACCACCGATGCGAATGCCTCGTTGACCTCGAAGGCGTCGATGTCGGCCAGGGACAACCCCGCGCGGTCAAGGACTTTCGCGGTGGCGGGGATGACCCCGGTGAGCATGTACAACGGATCGTCGCCCACGACTGCGACCGAATGCACTCGCGCCCGCGGCGTCAGGCCGAGACGTCGGGCGGTCTCGCTGGAAGTGATGAGCACCGCCGAGGCGCCGTCGTTGATCGGCGAGGAGTTGCCCGCGGTGACCTTCCAATCGGTCTGCGGGAAGCGCTGCTCCCACAGCTCGTTACGGAAGGCAGGCTTGAGCCCCGCCAGTACCTCGATGGTGGTCGACGGCCGCACGGATTCGTCCATACTCACCTCGACCAGATCACCATCGACATTGGGCGCCTTGATCGGCACCACATCACGCGTGAATCTGCCCTCCGCCCACGCCTGCGCAGCGCGGCGATGACTCTCGGCAGAGAAGGCGTCCAGCTGCGCGCGCGAGAGGTTCCACTTCCCGGCGATCAGCTCGGCACTGATGCCCTGCGGAACAAGACCTTCCGGATAGCGTTGGGCAACTTCGGAACCGAAGAAATCCTTGCCCAGGCTTTGACTGCCCATCGGTACCCGGCTCATCGATTCGATCCCGGAGGCGATCACCACGTCATAGGCGCCGGCGATGACCCCTTGTGCGGCAAAGTGGATGGCCTGCTGACTGCTGCCACACTGACGGTCCACGGTCACCGCCGGGACCGTCTCCGGCAACCCGGCGGCCAGTGCGGCCCAGCGTGCCGTGTTGGAGCTCTGCTCCCCCACCTGTCCGACGGCACCGCTGATCACATCGTCGACAAGGGCCGGGTCGATGCCGGTGCGCTCGACGAGTGCACGGATGGCGTGCGCGTGCAGATCGACCGGGTGCACCCCTGAGAGCGACCCACCGGGCTTCCCCTTGCCGACGGGGGTGCGTACCGCATCGACGATCACTGCATCTCTCATGGTGTGCCTCCTGAATTCGGCGTTGAACTCCTCTTCTGCCGGTATACGCCTGGTTAGTTGGAAAACACAACTAAGTGTGATCGAGTGCATAACATGCTAAGTTGGATTTTACGACTATGAGAGAGTGCTCAATATCCCATGCCCTCGACGTGATCGGGGAACGCTGGACCCTGGTGGCCCTGCGCGAGATCATGCTGGGCAATCGGCGGTTCGACGAGATCGTCCGGAACACCGGTGCCAGTCGCGACATCCTGGCCACGCGGCTGCGCAAGCTCGTGGACGCAGGCGTCGTGGAGAAGCGGCAGTACGAGCAGCGCCCTCCCCGATACGAGTACCTGCTGACCGAATCGGGACGTGCACTGCGACCGGTACTGTTCGCGTTGATGGAGTGGGGTGACACATTCGTCACGCAGGGTCCACCACCGACCGTCTGGGAACACGAATGCGGATCGGTACTACACGTCCAGCCGTCGTGCGAGAGTTGCGGAGAGGTAGTGACATTCGACGATCTCACCCCGCGCCGCCTGGGGCAGGTGCGATGAGTTCCACGTCATTGACGTACCAACCCGCGGGCGCCACCTACCCGGGCGAGGCCACCTGGCCTACCACGCCGCCGGAGCTGCGACGGTTCGAGCGAACCGTCGCTATCGGACGTGGCGATGAGGTGTGGCGAGAGTCCGCACGAGCCGTACTCAACTGGGGAGTCAAGCGGCGCAGCGGGTTCCGAGTGAGCCCTGAAGCGACCGTGAGCCAGGGCGCCGAATTCCGGATCAGCGTGGGATGGGGCCCGCTCTCCGTTCACGAGCCGGTCCGCATCGTTGCCGTGGCCGATACCGACACCCGATGCGGATTCGCCTACGGGACGTTGCCTGGGCATCCGGTGTCCGGCGAGGAAGCGTTCGTCGTCCACAGGAACGCCGACGGCACCGTGTTTCTCACGCTGCGCTCACTAACGCAGCCGGCGCGAGTCGGGTTCTGGCGGCCAATGTTTCCCGCCCTACTGGTGGCACAGCGGATCTTCCGCCGTCGCTATCTGCGCTCGCTATTGCCTTAGACGACGGATGCTGCGATGTCCACCAATGTCCGGGCCGGTCCGGTCGGCGGAGAACCCGGTCGCCACACCGCGCGGAACTGGCGCGTGAAGCCGGCCCCGTCCGCGGGCAACACCTCCACCAGCGTTCCCGCCGACAATTCGGGTGCTGCGATCAGGCGGCTGATCACCGCGGGCGCCAATCCTGTTGCCGCCGCGGCCTTGATCGCTGCTGCAGAACCGAGTTCGGCCGCGGGGGCCGCGGGCTGGCAGACCTGACTCAATACTTCCCAGACGGTGTCGCGTGTTCCCGAGCCAGGCTCTCGCATGAGCAGTGGCGTCGTGGCCAGTTCGCGCAGCGTCACCGGTTTACGACGACGCGCCCACTTGTGTGCCGGCCCCACCACGATCACCAGCTCGTCAGCTCCCAGCACCTCCCCACCCAGACCGGGCGGCGCGTGCGGGCCCTCGATGAATCCCAGTGTCGCGCTTCCTCCGCGCACCAACTCGCACACTTGCTGCGTGTTGCCGACCTCGAGCGATACCGTGACATCGGCATGCCGTGCACGAAGGGCAGTGAGCCACAAAGGTATCCGATGATCGGCGATGGTGCGCGAGGCCGCGACGATCAGGCGCGGTGTTTGACCGGAGTGTAGAGCCGCGACACCGGTGACGAATTCTCGCGCCGCGGCCAGCACCGGCGTCGCATAGCCCACCACTGCGAGTCCGGCATCGGTAAGCCGCGATCCCGTCGGGCCGCGTTCCAAGAGCACCAGGCGCAGCCGGCGTTCCAGCGCCCGGATTCGCATGCTGGCGGCGGGCTGCGAAATTCCGTGCTGGCGTGCCGCCGCACC
The nucleotide sequence above comes from Mycobacteroides saopaulense. Encoded proteins:
- the pgm gene encoding phosphoglucomutase (alpha-D-glucose-1,6-bisphosphate-dependent), which codes for MSNARAGQPAQPEDLIDIAHVVTAYYAIEPDPGNVAQQVAFGTSGHRGSSLDGAFNEAHIVATTAAIVEYRSSQGITGPLFIGRDTHALSEPAWTSALEVLVANDVVVAVDSRDRYTPTPAVSHAILRHNHGNPADRADGIVVTPSHNPPRDGGFKYNPPHGGPADTDATGAIAARANEILRTGWRSVKRVPLSQALKSVQWYDFQQTYVDDLVNVIDLDVIKNAGIRIGADPLGGASVDYWAAIAERWSLELTVVNPLVDATWRFMTLDHDGKIRMDCSSPDAMASLVASRDKYQIATGNDADSDRHGIVTPDAGLMNPNHYLAVAIEYLFSHRSGWAAGTAVGKTLVSSSIIDRVVAGLGRTLIEVPVGFKWFVDGLIGGTIGFGGEESAGASFLRRDGSAWTTDKDGIIAALLASEILAITGDTPSQRYRELTEKYGAPTYARVDAPASREQKAVLSKLSPEQVSATELAGEPIVAKLTNAPGNGAPIGGLKVVTENAWFAARPSGTEDVYKIYAESFKGAEHLSQVQDAAREVVSAVIG
- a CDS encoding carboxylesterase/lipase family protein, with the protein product MAKKPIRINTVNGTIEGFTRGGVHRFRGIPYAEPPVGALRLRAPRPARPWTGVRTCRTWGAASIQQHRYAIILPGKPQKLSEDCLTLNVVAPEGPISGPLPVMLFIHGGGYFLGSSATPLYDGASLARQGCVYVSVNYRLGGLGCVDLSSLSDEKHTIDSNLYLRDLVMALQWVRDNIGAFGGDPNNVTIFGESAGSHAVNTLLAVPSAAGLFHRAICQSTASGLVVSAEDAAVNARQFAKYLGATDSNAAETVLSAKPKDLVKALFRLIGSAKHVPGLSLRIGPSVDGDVLPLDPVEAMERGESHRVPLIIGYNAEEATLFTKVLKILPITPEAIEHSLSKGGPEYVQRIVGGYNGYPAEKAILRLAGDLAFGSAAWRVAEAHGRNAPTYFYRYDYATRALRRYGLGPTHAIELLAVFGTYRTVAAPFLAGRKDRAAARAVSDEMQRRWLAFARTGVPGDGWPAHTVPDRQVLIIDNPSRLESDPDADRRPLWQDVTSIA
- a CDS encoding DUF4185 domain-containing protein; protein product: MSTRRRISVVLMTSAVIGSSVAVDIAPLAYADPCAGPAAGLQPPTPVPDDGMPGQAPPIGRRPVNANDKAPLPELGKLPLAILKQVLPQQSAKKKSGWAQEMTRPALPNPPEPGSPNNLQDQQAAAVAPAPPAPAVGPAAEAAVSPTTSVVGWVTGVDTGANTLQKFSISGTDLGIMWDNGDNAGRQVLMAFGDTYGYCGMKSQQWRYNTLLRTQDKSLSRGLAVAEGSTSNPYAGSPQSRPGYSKQIIPPIKWAAQERGIIPTAAISVGRTQYMNYMSIKSWDSAGEWTTNYSATAVSNDNGQNWKTFPQSIRPASPDAISQVPFTPGNENFQQAAYVKGNDGYIYIFGTPSGRSGSAFVSRALPGNLPDAGKHEFWNTDRGSWVPGDPNAATPILSGPVGEMSAQYNTYLKKYLVMYGDKQGDVLLSTSPAPQGPWSPPQVIVTEAQMPGGPYAPYLHPWTTGKELYFNLSLWSAYNVMLMRTTLP
- a CDS encoding YbjQ family protein, whose protein sequence is MIIVTSNDIPGYKIAAVFGEVFGLTVRSRHIGSNLAASFKSIAGGELKGITQLLHESRREALSRLAAEAEARGANAVVAFRFETTEYANTGVEVCAYGTAVGIQPLQ
- a CDS encoding thiolase family protein, with the translated sequence MRDAVIVDAVRTPVGKGKPGGSLSGVHPVDLHAHAIRALVERTGIDPALVDDVISGAVGQVGEQSSNTARWAALAAGLPETVPAVTVDRQCGSSQQAIHFAAQGVIAGAYDVVIASGIESMSRVPMGSQSLGKDFFGSEVAQRYPEGLVPQGISAELIAGKWNLSRAQLDAFSAESHRRAAQAWAEGRFTRDVVPIKAPNVDGDLVEVSMDESVRPSTTIEVLAGLKPAFRNELWEQRFPQTDWKVTAGNSSPINDGASAVLITSSETARRLGLTPRARVHSVAVVGDDPLYMLTGVIPATAKVLDRAGLSLADIDAFEVNEAFASVVLAWQAETGADVAKVNVNGGAIAIGHPLGASGGRLMTTLVSVLEQTGGRYGLQTMCEAGGLANATIIERL
- a CDS encoding winged helix-turn-helix transcriptional regulator, with product MRECSISHALDVIGERWTLVALREIMLGNRRFDEIVRNTGASRDILATRLRKLVDAGVVEKRQYEQRPPRYEYLLTESGRALRPVLFALMEWGDTFVTQGPPPTVWEHECGSVLHVQPSCESCGEVVTFDDLTPRRLGQVR
- a CDS encoding MFS transporter yields the protein MSGCPDYDTDVKPRLPWEIWVLVVASLVIALGFGVVAPALPQYARSFGVSVTAATAVVSSFAAFRLVFAPAAGALVQRLGERWVYMTGLLIVAVSTGICAFVHSYWQLLVFRSLGGVGSTMFTVSAAALLVRIAPEEIRGRAQGLYGSSFLLGMVAGPALGSAVVGLSLSAPFIIYSAALVIVVVLVYFGLRRSTLLEVADEHHGTPVALISALHHRTYLAALMSNFSAGWAIFGIRGALLPLLVIEALHQRPGAAGLVFAAFAAGDVSTAFLAGSWSDDIGRKPLVVAGLMVCGSTVVAMGFASSLPVLVVLSLIGGIGAGLYASPQQAAVADVVGSRGRAGTALATFQMTSDIGLVIGPVVAGLIAEHTSYGWAFVVGGAMPLIAAVAWVFAPETLGRLASPQVRSMQEVAEDVGGPER
- a CDS encoding alpha/beta hydrolase family protein → MPQQRRLTYGDHPSQYVDVLEPDTVAPALVFVIHGGFWREGLGADLTAPIAEDLRAEGFLVANIEYRRVGGGGGWPETFDDVKAAAEAVRHAYPDSGQSFVVGHSAGGHLALLALAAGSADFAVALAPASDIDRALRENLGEGAAAEFLGAVRFSPNDVEDASPIGKLGHHRRHVLIHGVRDINIPVEHSQHYVSTARAAGTPADYFEFSELDHFDLIDPSSSAWHAAKQWIRYQLKP
- a CDS encoding carboxylesterase/lipase family protein — translated: MASGSKTPAVRVSTPNGIVEGFVRGGVRRFRSIPYARPPIGLLRLRAPQPALPWDGVRDCTEFGAAAPQQRRYRVLGPGRVQRASEDCLTVNVVAPDRPSNEPLPVMFFIYGGGYLLGSSATPLYDGGSLARRGCVYVSVNYRVGALGALDLSSLSDRDHTIDGNLFLRDVVLALQWVHDNIRAFGGDPENVTIFGESAGAHCVETLMATPAAGGLFHRAICQSTASGMAVPAESAALYAQKFAKCLGATPESAADTVLRATPAELGAALNALIADIVTNMPGGSFAIGPCIDGHYLPMHPIEAMERGEAHRVPLIVGHNADEAKLFTRVLKMMPLSEEALEGMLVRGGPGHRDRIVAAYPGYPQRSARVKLAGDMNFSTAAWQMAEAHHRYAPVYFYRYDYAPGALRMAGMGATHATELLAVFDSYRGAMGTVMAGALGRRDAVRVSNDVQRRWLAFARSGIPGDGWPTYEPPDRPVMVFDHATRVELDPEATRRAAWEGFSLTL